A genomic window from Solanum stenotomum isolate F172 chromosome 10, ASM1918654v1, whole genome shotgun sequence includes:
- the LOC125842742 gene encoding uncharacterized protein LOC125842742, whose product MRAALMWTISDFPAYSMLSGWSTAGRLACTYCMENSDAFTLTNGGKQSWFDNHRKFLPLNHPYRKDKSSFRKNRVVTMQPTPFRSGEDVLKEIEELGLKKVTKLGADIINRRISRFSGWKKRSIFWDLPYWSTNLIRHNLDVMHIENNFFENVFNTVLDVDGKTKDNPKSIEDLKDFCRRPELHAVDGKYPKAIYTLKEESKKLFSEWVKNLKFPVGCLKYGKVCGHDKTQVIWYEKSRLSCIHQRLVPIAFRELLPKKVWEALTEMSLFFRDVTSTVIHEEDMVRLQQQIPEILCKLERVSLLASLIQWSISLCISLMKQC is encoded by the coding sequence ATGCGAGCTGCTTTGATGTGGACAATCAGTGACTTTCCTGCATATTCAATGTTGTCTGGGTGGAGTACTGCGGGCAGGCTAGCATGTACATATTGTATGGAGAATTCTGATGCTTTTACTTTGACAAATGGTGGTAAGCAGTCCTGGTTTGACAACCATCGTAAGTTTCTGCCACTAAATCATCCATATAGAAAGGATAAGAGCTCATTTAGAAAGAATAGAGTAGTAACCATGCAGCCTACCCCATTCCGGTCAGGTGAAGATgtcttaaaagagatagaagAACTGGGACTTAAAAAGGTAACAAAACTTGGGGCTGATATTATTAATCGTCGGATTAGTAGGTTTTCTGGTTGGAAGAAGAGAAGCATATTCTGGGATTTGCCATATTGGAGTACCAATCTCATTCGGCATAATCtagatgtgatgcacattgagAATAACTTCTTTGAGAATGTGTTCAACACAGTGCTGGATGTAGATGGTAAAACAAAAGATAACCCAAAATCTATAGAAGACTTGAAAGACTTCTGTCGACGACCTGAATTACATGCTGTTGATGGAAAATATCCGAAAGCTATTTACACACTAAAAGAAGagtcaaaaaaattgtttagtgAATGGGTGAAAAATCTAAAGTTTCCTGTTGGATGTCTCAAATATGGGAAGGTGTGTGGACATGACAAAACACAAGTTATTTGGTATGAAAAGTCACGATTGTCATGTATTCATCAAAGATTGGTTCCTATTGCATTCCGTGAGCTATTACCAAAAAAGGTGTGGGAAGCACTTACTGAGATGAGTCTTTTCTTTAGGGATGTCACTTCTACAGTAATACATGAAGAGGATATGGTAagacttcaacaacaaataccTGAAATACTTTGTAAATTAGAGCGTGTATCCCTCCTAGCTTCTTTGATTCAATGGAGCATCTCCCTGTGCATCTCGCTTATGAAGCAATGCTAG
- the LOC125843367 gene encoding uncharacterized protein LOC125843367, protein MKIRLQYKLVDINHKRKLKKYGTKGGGRSRYSGERTSDPVTSPLMSSFTPDRAPSLPEVLTPIMPDSVVVNISVPSSSVGIETPRNDIVSTTSSNTTDDIRTRIEIVLGHLEPSNDISRAITKIFKEKLDLEGYDWKSLTPEIKDFYWEEFKK, encoded by the exons ATGAAGATTCGCCTGcaatataaacttgtggataTCAACCATAAAAGGAAATTGAAGAA ATATGGCACCAAGGGGGGTGGACGAAGCAGATATTCTGGAGAAAGAACATCAGATCCAGTGACATCTCCTCTAATGTCTAGTTTCACACCTGATCGAGCACCATCATTGCCTGAAGTGCTGACACCAATTATGCCGGATTCAGTTGTTGTCAACATATCGGTACCATCTTCATCTGTGGGGATAGAAACACCTAGAAATGACATTGTATCTACAACTTCGTCAAATACAACTGATGATATCCGCACCCGAATTGAAATCGTCCTGGGACA TTTGGAGCCAAGTAACGATATATCTCGGGCGATCACAAaaatctttaaggaaaaattggaTCTCGAAGGATATGATTGGAAGTCACTTACACCAGAGATTAAGGACTTCTACTGGGAGGAGTTTAAG AAGTGA
- the LOC125843368 gene encoding uncharacterized protein LOC125843368: MLGFSYGEVFLLLGATAALIGPKDLPIIARTVGRFAGRSIGYVQLARGQLESVRHQSQARQVHKELQDTMAQLEAIRHEIRTISFMNPGPLTSRLVDNINTTAGDNMTANGPQKSDEESTIVENGPKKSDEEITIVENRRQKSDK, translated from the coding sequence ATGCTGGGATTTTCATATGGAGAGGTATTTCTATTGCTTGGTGCTACTGCTGCTCTTATTGGACCTAAAGATCTACCAATCATCGCAAGAACAGTAGGCAGATTTGCTGGGCGTTCCATTGGTTATGTTCAATTGGCCCGTGGCCAGTTAGAAAGTGTCAGGCATCAGTCCCAAGCTCGCCAGGTGCATAAGGAACTGCAAGATACCATGGCTCAACTAGAAGCTATACGTCATGAAATTCGAACAATCTCTTTTATGAATCCTGGTCCACTGACATCAAGGCTAGTGGACAACATCAACACTACAGCTGGGGATAACATGACTGCAAATGGACCTCAAAAATCTGATGAAGAGAGTACAATCGTTGAAAATGGACCTAAAAAATCTGATGAAGAGATTACAATAGTTGAAAATAGACGTCAAAAATCTGATAAATAG
- the LOC125842741 gene encoding uncharacterized protein LOC125842741, with translation MSSDRQWMYKRLTKGLYDPEFVRGVQHFIEFAMSHPEGRDVERLRCPCNRKKCQNRNFENVHTVHGHLLKEGFVPGYHVWYLHGENEVARSIDQDERIPQDHTMNNLLVNVGAFDDPTPTTSYHRMVHEAAGPAFVPDDMEELPNPDVQSFYDMLDSANQEVWPGCETHSKLSAVSFLLHIKTKHHLSDRRFDETCQYMSEMLPPDNVMPKNFYETKKLMRGMNMSVEKIHTCVNACMIYWGEDSELVNCKFCSHPRYKPTSQRSVSKKSLVPFKQIYYFPLTPRLQRLYASKATASHMR, from the coding sequence ATGAGTTCAGATCGTCAATGGATGTACAAAAGATTAACCAAAGGTCTATATGATCCTGAATTCGTAAGGGGTGTACAACATTTTATTGAGTTTGCTATGAGTCATCCAGAAGGGAGGGACGTTGAGAGACTAAGGTGCCCATGTAACCGAAAGAAATGTCAAAATAGAAACTTTGAAAATGTTCATACTGTCCATGGTCATTTATTAAAAGAAGGTTTTGTACCGGGATATCATGTATGGTACTTGCATGGAGAAAATGAAGTTGCGAGAAGCATAGATCAAGATGAAAGGATACCACAGGATCATACTATGAATAACCTACTCGTGAATGTTGGTGCATTTGATGATCCTACACCCACTACATCATATCATAGAATGGTTCATGAGGCTGCTGGTCCCGCATTTGTTCCAGATGATATGGAAGAATTACCTAATCCTGATGTCCAAAGTTTTTATGATATGCTTGATTCtgcaaatcaagaagtgtggCCTGGTTGTGAAACACACTCAAAATTATCAGCTGTTTCTTTTTTGTTGCACATCAAGACTAAACACCACCTCTCTGATAGACGTTTTGATGAAACTTGTCAGTATATGAGTGAGATGCTTCCGCCTGATAATGTGATGCCAAAAAATTTCTATGAAACTAAAAAGTTAATGAGGGGAATGAACATGTCAGTTGAAAAAATTCATACTTGTGTCAATGCCTGCATGATTTACTGGGGAGAGGATAGTGAGCTTGTAAATTGCAAGTTTTGTAGTCATCCCAGGTACAAGCCTACAAGTCAAAGATCTGTTTCAAAGAAAAGTCTTGTACCATTTAAACAGATCTATTACTTTCCTCTTACTCCACGGCTGCAACGACTGTATGCTTCCAAAGCAACTGCTTCGCACATGCGATGA